The nucleotide sequence ATGAGGAGAACAAAAAAACCTACCAACAAACACCAACACAAATTAATCGTTTTAATATCTACACTAAATTATATGAACTTAAATCTTAATCAATACACTCAAAGCAACATACTTTATTACTTTAATAACAATATGAAAAAAAACGACCAAAAACCTATTAAACTTAAAACTCTACAAAGCTATCTCTATAAATTAGAAAAAGTATTTAAAGTAACAATTAATTATTACAAACATTTGGGTGTTAACATGGGTACTGAAATTCATTACAAACTTAAATACTCTAAAAAAGAATGTTACCGAATAATCAATAAACACTTTAGAGATAAAAAAGAAGAAAGACACAAAAACCGTGTTAGTGCATATCTTGAAAAGACTTGTACTAAAAATAGCAGTGTAGAAAAATGGGAGTGTTCTAATAATACTTATAATAATAAAAAAGAAGATAAAAACAGAATAAAATCTATAGAAAAATTACAAGTAGAAAAGTACGCTAAGAAATGCAATTTTAAATCAAATGCTTTCCTTTCTATTTTGAATTTAGAAGCGAACAAGGATTTTAAAATTCAATTATTAAAAGCTATTAAAATAGCTGAAAATAGTGAGTATAAAAGAATAAATGATATTAAACCAAATAACAGTAAACTTGAAAGTAAACAAAAAGAATTGAGTAAGATACTAGATGAGATAAAAGCCACTTTAAAGAATGAAGGGTATGACAGTAAACAATTAGAAACCCAAATACAAAACGTATATGAACAATATAAAAATAAACCACACTTTATCATAGAAAAAGATAAATACAGTGATTTAAAAAAGATAATAGTAAAACTTAAAAAAACAGTTGAATTTGCTAATAAAAATGCAAAAGAAAATGAAGGAAACATTAGGAATAACGTATTTAGCATACTTCTTGAACAATTAAGACACAAAGTAGACGTATCGATTTTAGCACCAATATTAAAGAATTATTTAAGCAAACAGAACAAATTAGGATATAGCAAAATATTTAGTAACCATTACTATCATGAGCTTTTAGAGTTAATGGAAAATAATAAAGATAATTTACAATTAGGGGAATCTAAAAAAGTTACTAGTTAAGGATTAATTATGAAGAGTGTGTTAGAACGTCTTAAAAAGAAGAAGTTAGAGATTAAATCAAATAAAAATAAATCCATTTTTCTTAAAATAGAAGAAACTAGCAATAGAAAGATTTATCATACAAAAATTGTGATGGATTTCTATGCATTTGGAGTAGATAAGAAAAAAAAGAACAGATTTTTTGTTACATTGAGAGAATTATTAAATCAAGAAAAAGTAAAATCATTTAATTTATTTTCTATAAAAGGAGATGATAAATTTTTAGGCATTTATTATGGCTATAGTAAACCGATACAGAATGTGGTTAGAAGATATGAAGATAATGGAGTTATCAAAAAGCACACATTCTCAAAAGTTTATTATATAGAATTTAGATTTAAAAAAGGAAGTGTTCGTTGTTACATCAAAGGGATATCTCGTTTACTTAAAAAAGATAAAATTTACACAAAATATTACAGTTCTTTAATAACAACACTTTTGACTTTAGAGAAAGAAGTATATGAGTTTTACAATAAAAAATTACCAGAAGGAGGTCTTATAACTAAATGGATAGAAAAAAACCTAAAGTAATTACGATCGCATCAATTAAAGGAGGAGTTGGTAAAAGTGTTTTAACTATTATTTTCAGTTATGTTTTAAAAAAAATGGGTAAAAAAGTACTTTTAGTAGACTTAGATCCACAAAATAGTATAACTAGTTATTTCATTAAATATATAAAAAATATAGAAGAATTTAATATTTATGCTTTGTTAAAAGAAGATTTTAATACTAATTTTAGTAAATATTTGAATGAGATAAATAACAATATGTATATTATCGCATCTCATCCTATACTGAGAAATTTTGAACAAGAGTTAATTGAATATAAAGAATTATTATTGGAATTTTGTTTAAATGGTAATTTACCAAATTATCATTTTGATTATGTAATTATTGATACAGCCCCAAATTCAAAGGCTTTATTGTTTAATGCTTTAAATATCACGGATAATCTTGTCGTTCCTATTGAAGTTGAAAGGTGGTCAGTTGAAACATTTCCACAGATTTTAAATTCAGTAAAAAAAACAGAGATTATTAAGAATAAAAAAATAGAAGTATCAATAGTAAAAAATAAATTTATCAAAAATAGGAACACCTTAAAAGATATAGAAAACCTCTTAAATGAGCATTATGAAAAGCTTATTAAGGGTAAAATCCATTTTTCGAATGGAATAAGAGTTTTTATTAACGAATTACTTGTTCCAAATGAAAGTGAAAATTATTATAAAGAAATAAAAGAGGCTTTAAGTAACATACTATTTATATAAATAAGTACACCGGGTGTACTTATTTATATAAATAGTATGCAAGGAGGTTTTATGCAAAATAAAAATATTATTTTAAATGATAGAGAGCAAAATTTAAGTACTAAGGATAATAAGATAAAATATGAGGCTTATAAAAATCAATTAAGAGCCATTCTGTTGAATGAAATAGAAGATAGAATTAAGATAATGAAAATTTTATATGAAATTAAAGAAAATAAATTGTATAAAATTGATGGGTATATTAATTTTAATAGTTTTTTAGAAGACTTCGTCATAGCAAGGACCCAGGCTTTTAAATATTTAAAGATATATAAGGAAATATTAAAAGGAACTTTGAATTTAGAAGAGCTTAAAAAAGAGGGTATAAAAGGTGTTCTCAAAAAGATTAAGATATCTCAAAAATCAAAAGAAAATCCAATAAAACCATTAAGATTTCAACTTAAGAGTCAAGAGAGTTATGATTTTTATAAGCAAAATGCAAAGTTTACAAGTTTTTTAATGGATAGGCTTTTTTCAAGTAAGAAAGATCTGATTGAAGAATTTATGAAAGAATTTAAAAGTTTAAAAGGTTGATAGTGGTACAGATTATTACTTTTATTCTTGTAAACAAGTTTTTTAACTCATATACAGTTGAAGTATAAAAATTACGTGTATGTTAGTTTTTTATATTTGAAATAATAGTTGATTTTATTCTAGCTTTATTATACACTAGTTGTTATCAGTAGTGCTATCATTTAGAACTACCTGTTTTATGTTCGTTTAGGATAAGCCTTAGAGCGTGATTAAGCATTCTATTTAAGAGTTCTTAATTATGTTCTAAGGATTTTTTAATAATAATCTTATTTTTTAATACTTTTCATATAAAAGTTACTGAAAATAATGCAATAAAAATTGACAAGTTTAGTTTTTGATAATAAAATTATATTTATAACATAGAAACAGGAGTTTAAATATGACAAAAACTAGAATGCGCAGAGCAGTTAAGAAACTGGGTAAACAAAAGATAAAAGTAACAGATATAAGAGTAAATAATCAAGCTTTAGTAACTGATGAGAATCAAGCAAGGGTAAACTTTCTAAAATCTCTATACAGTCTACGTATGAATTTAAGTGGTGTTGCTAAGAATCTTAATGGATATGGGTATAAATATCAAAATTTCAATGAGATAATCAGAGAGATAAAGAATGTTATAAAGAGTAACAATTTAGATATTGATTTCCTGCAATGTCCAACATTTAAAGTTGTGGGAAATAATACAATTAATGTTATTACAACAACATTTTACAGTCCAAGTAGTGGGTATAGCGAGTCATTTGATACTCCAATTTACACAGAAGAATTTTCTTCTCTAGGGGCAAAGAATCAAAATACTTTATCGCAACTTGTAGGTTCATGCATAACATATCATAAAAGATATGCTCTTGTAGGATACCTATCAATAGAGAGTGAAGTTGACACCGATGCTAGTTCATTGGAGCATATTCAAGGAGCTAATGAGGAATTAGCCAGTAGTGTAAATGTTCCACTTGTAAATTCTCTAAAGAGAGATAAAACTGTTAATACTAAAAGAGTAACTAAAGGTGAAACAAAACAGCCACCTGTAAGTCACAAATCTGTAACTAGTCTTGATAAGCTGCCTAAACGTATACCCGTTAAGTATCATTATTACAAAAATTTACTTCAAGCATCTAAAAGAATGCATTCGGTATTAGATCATACACCTTTTGATAGTTTAGAAACAATAGATAAGTTTTTACTGCAATTAAATAATGCTGATGATTCGAGTATACTTGAGTTTTTTGAAACTAAACCAGAGCTTAAGACTATAGATTATTGGAGAGATCTTATAAATAGTTATTTAAAGAGAACAAAGTCTGATCCAGAAGTAATTGAAGGTTTTTCTAAATTTTTAGCCTGCAGAGAGTCAAAATATGGCCAGAGTCCACTCAAATTATTTGGATATATAGCTAGTGATGATAATTTTGGATATCTATGTAATAATTAAGTATAATCTCTATTCCATTTAAAGAGAGGCCTTAAGATAAAAACCTCTCTTTTTTATTTAATTTTGTAATTTTGAATATTTCCTATACACCATTTGGACAATGGGTTTAGTTATACTGATATATTCTTGAAACAAATTGATGTTAAACATTAAATTATCAATTGTACTCTCATATTTCAGTGTTGATGCGTCAAAATAAGTAAACTTAGGATACTTTGGGTCATTAACCTTTTTCTTTGTTCTAGTTAAGAATACTTGTAAGTACATAACATAATCAGATAACTTAGCTTCATAGACACTAAGTTCTTTAATAGTGTGTGTTTTAGGTGGTGTTGGTTCTTCAGTTAGTGATGCTATGGATGTACATGAGAGAATAAGTGTTGAGAGGGTCAATTTTATAAATTTGCTCAAATTATGCCTCCTTTAACATTTTGATGTAAGTACTCATTATCTTGTTACGTTTAGCTCTAAGTTGAGATGTGTATTTTGAAAGCTCATCAGAGTCAATAGAATTTTCTATAATTTCAATGTTAATCCTTAGTATCTCCTCAATTTCAGAAAGTAGTTTAATAGCCTCCCTCCCTTCCATTTGGTATATGCTAGCCTCATATAGAGCGTAAAAATAATTAACCACTTTAGTAAAAATGTTGATGTAAGTAGCAGTATTTTTCCCGTGATGATTATTTTTAATAATTTCGGTAAAGTTATTTAAAATATCAACACTTAATTTAGCAGTGCTTAATTTCATAAATCCTCCCCTTTATCTGTGTCTCCTTTTTGTGTTTTTATCTTACTAGCTAAAATAGTTAGTATATCTTTAATTGCTGGCTTGAAAATCAGCCCAAGACTTAAGATAAATGCAGCAATAATAACTAACTTAACTTCATTGATGTTAATTAGTTGAAGTAAAAAATTTAATAAATTATTATCAAGTTCATTCAATTTGTCTCTCCTTTAATTTAATTTGGTAGATACAACTATATATCAATATAGCAAAAACTAAGGTAAAAAATACAAATAAAAAATTATAGCTTCACAAGTAAAGGAGAGCCACTCACATTCTTTTGCATATACCAACCTTCTAAAATATTTCCATTAAAACCTGTACCGCCGTGTACACTTGAAAGCCTAAATAGGGTTCGTTTTGAAGAATAGCTATATTTTATGCTTACTTCTTTGTTAGATTGAGCAGTTGAATTAGAGATTGCATCAACTTTTACAATTAAATATATAGGAGTATCATCATATGAACTGTCTGTTTGTATAATAATTTCTTCATGGTTAGATGTGGATGTGGCTCCAAGTTCAAAAATATAACGACCATATTTTAAACTAGACATGTACACAGTGTTTCTATAATAATCGTCACTACTATTATAACTAGTTGCTCTTATTGTAGTAGTACTACTTACACTAAAACTATTACTAATACCAGTTAGATATTCTTGTACTGGGATTTTCTTTAAACTAGAGTAGTAAAGTCCTATAAGGTAATGACTTTTGCTTAAATTATCTTCAGGTAAGTTAGATTCAAATTTATTTGTAACTTTACTTATAATACTGTCCATAACACTAGATTCATTATTGTTAAGTTTTTCTACAACTTTACTATATGTCTTTGAAATACTACTAGAGTCATCATTTAAAAATTTGGTAAGTACTTGACTATAAACTTGGTTTATAAAGTTGGAGTCACCTAGTAATTCATTGGCAATTAGTGTTTTGATAACTTGTTTGAAATCATTCTTTCGATCGCCATCATCAATAAATATTTTTGTATGTAAGTCTTTATGGAAGTTATCAAGAGTAATGGCATGACAACTAGAAAACCCATCATCTAGGACTAAAAGATTAGTAGGTTCAAGTTTGGTTACTTTATTTAGATTTTTAATCTCAATTGTATCATCGTGTTTTACAACACTCTCTTGTGCTTGAGTTGACATAAAATCTCCTTAAATTATTATCCTTTAAATTCTCTGACGAATTTACCCTCATGGTTTTGTATCTTAAGTACCCTTCCAATAGGAATCAGTTTTTTGATAAATGCATAAATTGAATGCTCATATCCTTTAGGAAGCAAGGTCATAGTCCAAGCTTTTTTAAAGATTTGCCCATTCTCTTTAGTCCTGAATATAATTTTTTTATATGGGGTGTCTTTTGGAGTACTACCTACAATAAATACGATAACATTAGTTTTAATATGACTCTTAAGTTTGATATTAATAACACCAGGTTCTAGGGTAGTAGGCACAATATCAACATTAAGAAAAGCCTTAAATAGTTTTATAAATGATTCATGTGTTCCAATATGACGTAGAGCAAACAGCACACTATCAATATTTTTAGCAAGTGTGTCAAGTGTTTGGTTGGTTGAGTAAATAATTTGTAGTATATCAGATAACCAAAACGCTATGAATCTTGAATTTAAATGCTCGCTAGCATGAGTATCTTCAAAATTAGCAATAAGCTCTTTAATTTCTTTTATGATTTTATTTATAAACACCAGTTCAGTATTTATTATTTTTTCAACTTGGGTGTCTTTAAGAAATGTAGGTATATTTACCATAATCTATCCTTTTTTTTATGAAGAGATATCAATTAGCAAGCGATCAGCATTAAAATCTAGATCTAAAATTTCATTTGCTTGAATTTGAATATTCTCATTTTGCTTGAACTCACTTGTATTAATATCAGTAATTTTTACCTCCAGGTTATCTTTTATAGCAATGGAGATGTCAATGCAATGAACACCTTTAATTTCATTAACAGGAGCAAAGAAATCTTGATATTCAAAACTGATTCCCATATCTGTGTAGTTATTATTTTTAATTCGAGTATAAATTTCTCTAATTTTAGAGTCAATGTTCAAATATATGTGATTTTCAAGATTGACTTTGTATTTACTCTTAAGATATGCGTACTTGCGTTTGCCAATTGATACTTTGTAATCAATTTTTTGGTTTTGGCTATTAATTCCATCTATGAGAATATCGCCTTCAAAAACTGTACCAACAGGACATGTAAGATAAAGTGTCTCCCAAATTAATGCTTTAAGATTAGAGTTTGTAATTTGACTCTTATCTTCACTCATCATCAAGTCATCTAATATTAGGTAAATACTAGCCTTTCCGGCTGTGCTTTTAATATTGACATTACTAATTCCATTAAGATTTAGTAATGCACTCTTTATAGCATCATAGGTAGTACTTTTAATGCTTATATGTTTTTGTATCTCCTTCCAATAAGGAGCATCTGGTTTAAGAAGAGAGAATAATTTGTTAACCTCACCTATAAGTTCATATTCTTTTATTGCAAGTGAGCTTGCAATGATATTGTAAATTGATGTGGGGTCATTATTAATTGTAATTCCATACATGTCTTTTAAATATTCACGTTTGGTATTAATTATTTGTTGTATATCCTGTTTTAAAGTTCCAAAGTCAGGATCAAAGAGAATACTCATATGCAAATCTCCATATCTAGGGTGTCGTTTGCAAATTCAAATGTAATGTTTAATTTTTTATTTATAATCGTTGTTTCAATGTTGATAGCGTCAATCTTTAGGTCTTGTATAATATTTGAAAGGTAAGTTTTAATTTGTGTTAAAGAGCTTACCTTAGCAAATCTTAAAGCTAAATCATAATCAAATCCCCAATTAGGAGCATTTTTAATACTACCCTTTGGAGTTTTAAGGAAAATAAATAAACGTTGCTTTTGTTCGTTTATTCCATTAATTAATGCTAAGTCCTCATTAAAGACAGAATTAAATTGATTGTCAATTTGTAAATCCAATGTCTAACCCTCAAGTTAGCAAGTATATTGCTTAATTTAACAAAAACCTATTTAAGTAACATATTTATCTTAGTTGTAATCTTTGTAAGATTACTGTAAAAACTAGGATCAACGACTGATTGTCCAGTAACCCTTAAATTGTATAGACAAGAGACAATCTCTTCTAGTACTGCCTTTAAACTTGTATTATTAGCTTTAATGTCTATTGGGTGTTGTATGTCAATTGCAAAGTCATTAACTTTGATAGTAACATTTTGCATATTAATAGGCTTTAGAATATAGAAATAGTTTTTATCAAAATAATTATCATCATCCTCATTAAAAAGGTTAATACTACTTTGAAGAAGGATAACACTCTCACCTTCGCTAAGATTAAAGTGCATATTTGATATATTTCGTGTTTTAATCTCTAAATCTGTCTCTCCAGAGAGTAAAACAACACCTTCTTGTGTAGAGGAGTTAAAAGATTTAATTATTCCTAGCCTAGAGATAAAGATGTTTCTGTAAGTCCATAGTTTGATCTCTTCTTGTGTTAGTGCTGAACCTTTCATTTGGCTATTCATTCTGTATATTTCATAATTCAAGTTCATATTTATTTAGCTTCTCCTTTGATATTTAAATAATTAGAGTCATCATAAAGCTTCAAGGTAAGTGAGCACTCACCAGTATTGCTTAAAGCAGCACTAGTCTCTATAATGCTACTCTTAACTTCACTCCCCAGAGAGTCTAGAAATTTGACCCTATCACCAACTTTTAGTTTGTGTGTATACATAATCTTGGCATTCCAATATATAAGTCTTATATTGCGGGTACTTCCGATAGCAATTTCTTGTTGCGGGATAAAGTGAAGACCAAAATCTTCAAGTAGTAAATAATTTGTATGTCCAGCTTCAGGTGTTGCGTTAGTAAAGATATAATTACACTCAACATGCTCAAGTCCTAGAGTTGATTCTTTAATAATTTGTCTTTGATCTTTAGGTATAATATCTGTCCTAACACTTTGAACATACTTTTTAGTTATCTTTTCAATAAACTCAAGAGGAGTATTTGCACAAAAACTCTCATCTATAATTTTTGTTCTATCAGCATAACTCATATTGATTATATGTCTATTAGGAAATGCTATAGAGATGGCATTCTCTACACTCATGCCTTGAAATTGATTTATGTCAAGTTTGCGATTGAAATAATTACTTTTTGTTGACAGATGAACTTCAAGATCAACACTAAAATCACCAGTATCATAATCAGTACTCATAGGAACACCTAAATACCCTGACATAATAAAATCATAATCTCTAGAGTCAGCAAATTTTTTATAAAATATCTTTACAATATCTCCTTCATTTACATTACGAGTAAAATCAAGAGATAAATTCCAAAGAGTTAGCTTGATTCTCTTTGCACACACATAATTATTGCTTGAGTAAATATCAGATATTGATATGTCAATGTGTATACCGTCTTCAGTTTTAATTATGATTTTAGGTTTTTCTTCTGATGTGCTAGTTTGACTTAGGTTATAAAATTCGATTTTAAAGTCGTATTTGATAAGCCTGAGATCCATTTTCTTATCCTTTATATACATTAAATGTTTTAAGAACTTCTAATGTGAGACTAATTTCAACCTCATCAAGGTATACTGTGTCTTTAAGGGTAAGAGATGTAATTGCAACTATGCTTCTAAACCCTAGAGTTGGGCTGTAGAGGCTAAATGGTACACTCTCTTGAACTCTGTTAACCAGTTGTTGTTTTGCTAAATTACTAGTATGAGGAAAAATTAACTTTCCAAAAGCCGTACTGGTTGAAAAATTAAGCAGTTCCTTATAAGCACTAGTTAATACAGCATTATTTAGTGTGATAACTTCGCCAGTAAAAGTTGGATTGTAGCTTACATATTCAGCTTTACGTGTATAATAGTCAATTACAGGACGTTTTGAACATGTTGTGGTGTAAGTTGTGCTAATTAGTTCACTTTTAGGTAAAATGAAGAACCCTTGAGGGACATATCCAAGTCCTTTAAAGTCCATCCTTGGACATAAACTTAAGAAATTATATGCCATAAACACAGTAGAGATTTCATTAAATGTTTCTTTAAGAATATTTGTTATTTGTGATGGTGTAAGATTTAAAGGGTCTAGGGTTGCCTTTAGGGGTGCTGTGTCTTTGTATTTATAAGTAAAATCAGTTGTAATTTGTGATATCATATATTTAAGGTGTCCTTATACTTGAATCTTCTTCTGTTTTAAGTTTATCAAGACTCTTACCACCATCTCCGCCTAAAAATTTAGGAAGTATTGCTTTAAGTCTTGCAATTAATGCGTCTAGAGAAAAAATACTTTTAATGCCCTTTATTAAAGGGTCGGTAACATGTGTTTGAAAATTAAACGTTAAAGCCCAATCGAGTATTTTGTTTAAAGAAGTAACTAACGGTTCTAATACCTTGGCAGTAAGTTTTGAACCTGTGTCATTAAGCTTTTCTAAGCTACTTTTAGCCTCTTCGCTCGAGCTTGAGTAAGTAGGAAATTTAAGTGAGTTCCAATCGTTAATTACTTCCTTTAGTTTATGACTTCTGTAATCAAGGGCCTGGCCTGGTGCTAGTATGTCATATTCCATTGCGGCTCGTTCATTATATTTACCAGTAAACTCTTTAAATGAGCTCATAATGTCATAAAGAGGACCGCTTTTACCTTGCAAGAATTCTACTACTGCTTTGGTAGCCGAGTTAGTATCATCAACAACCCCAGTAGATTTAAGCTTTGCAGCAAATTCTACTGCCTTTTTAAGATTACTTTCATTGTTTTGACCTAAAAATACGAGTTCTTTTCTAATTATCCCAGCCAAGTTTAGGAAATCTTCTCTCTCTAAATCCCTTTCAAATCCGGAAATTCCTTTAAGCATACCACTTAGTGATTTCTTCTCACCTTCTGTAAATACTTTTGAAGTAATTGAATGTGTTTTACTTAATTTTGCATTGTCTTCTAAAGATTTCTTAGCATAACTAAATATTCCCGAAGCACCACTACTAACAGCATTTCCAAGAGCAGTCCCAGCAGCGATTTTTAAAATACTAGCGCCTTTAAGAATACTACTTTGAACGGTTTTGTTAAGTGCTATTTCTTTGTGCCGCCCACGTTTCAAATTTTCATATTCTAGTAGTCTTAGCTCTTTAGTTGACATTAAGGAATGCTTGAATGCTTTTCGCCTAGCGTTTTCAAATGTGTATCCAAGCTTAATGAGTTTTTTAGTCTCACTGAGTCTAAACTTTTCTACACCCTCCCTTAAACGTTCATATTTGTTTTGTTTAGATAGTTCACGTTTCTTCTCATATAAATTGTGTTTTAATATATCCTTAGTACTCTTTAGATGTGATCGCTTAGGTTTAATTAAACGTTCTAGTTTAGAAATGTCGCTCTCTAAAGATTTGCGAGTTGATGCGTGATCAAGTACACCTTTAAATTTAATTGTAAATTTTGTTGTGTTCATAATACACCTTTACTAAGGAACATTTCAAATATTTGCTTTTCAAGTTTAAGTTCAGATATTTTGTTAACTTCCATTAAATCTTTATAATTTAGTGTTTTGACGTCATTTAAAGTGCAAACACCCATGATAATTGGAAAGAAATATTTGTTTTGTTTTATCTCTTCAAGTAGCTTAAAATATTCAAGCTTAGTTTCATGTAATACTTGTATATACTCATTACTACTGCTTTTCATAAATTTTAAATACCTTCTATATTTTGATATTTTGTATTATCTCTTCATAATTCCAACTATCATCAATGTAATCAAATTGTATAAAGCCACTAGTATTATTTAGATAATGACTTAAGTAAACTAAATTTGGTCTCTTAAAGTCAGGATCTGATTTGAATGTATCAAACTGAATTGAGTAAAGTATGGCTTGAAGATATTCTTTATAGTAAGTAATGTACTCTCTATTTTCATTTAAGATAAGATAAAATTCATCTAAAAATCCAGGTTTAATCATTAAATTAGTAATTTCGTTTAAGTATTTAATTTCATTTAGTTTATGTATGCCTTCACTTTGTGAAAATCCTAATATAGAGTCCCACTTGTAAACAGGAAGTACTCTAACTTCAAATGTATGCGTCTTACTTTTAGTT is from Borrelia puertoricensis and encodes:
- a CDS encoding ParA family protein gives rise to the protein MDRKKPKVITIASIKGGVGKSVLTIIFSYVLKKMGKKVLLVDLDPQNSITSYFIKYIKNIEEFNIYALLKEDFNTNFSKYLNEINNNMYIIASHPILRNFEQELIEYKELLLEFCLNGNLPNYHFDYVIIDTAPNSKALLFNALNITDNLVVPIEVERWSVETFPQILNSVKKTEIIKNKKIEVSIVKNKFIKNRNTLKDIENLLNEHYEKLIKGKIHFSNGIRVFINELLVPNESENYYKEIKEALSNILFI
- a CDS encoding DUF777 family protein, which gives rise to MNLNYEIYRMNSQMKGSALTQEEIKLWTYRNIFISRLGIIKSFNSSTQEGVVLLSGETDLEIKTRNISNMHFNLSEGESVILLQSSINLFNEDDDNYFDKNYFYILKPINMQNVTIKVNDFAIDIQHPIDIKANNTSLKAVLEEIVSCLYNLRVTGQSVVDPSFYSNLTKITTKINMLLK
- a CDS encoding DUF685 domain-containing protein; protein product: MSTQAQESVVKHDDTIEIKNLNKVTKLEPTNLLVLDDGFSSCHAITLDNFHKDLHTKIFIDDGDRKNDFKQVIKTLIANELLGDSNFINQVYSQVLTKFLNDDSSSISKTYSKVVEKLNNNESSVMDSIISKVTNKFESNLPEDNLSKSHYLIGLYYSSLKKIPVQEYLTGISNSFSVSSTTTIRATSYNSSDDYYRNTVYMSSLKYGRYIFELGATSTSNHEEIIIQTDSSYDDTPIYLIVKVDAISNSTAQSNKEVSIKYSYSSKRTLFRLSSVHGGTGFNGNILEGWYMQKNVSGSPLLVKL
- a CDS encoding DUF226 domain-containing protein encodes the protein MKSVLERLKKKKLEIKSNKNKSIFLKIEETSNRKIYHTKIVMDFYAFGVDKKKKNRFFVTLRELLNQEKVKSFNLFSIKGDDKFLGIYYGYSKPIQNVVRRYEDNGVIKKHTFSKVYYIEFRFKKGSVRCYIKGISRLLKKDKIYTKYYSSLITTLLTLEKEVYEFYNKKLPEGGLITKWIEKNLK
- a CDS encoding BlyA family holin, whose amino-acid sequence is MNELDNNLLNFLLQLININEVKLVIIAAFILSLGLIFKPAIKDILTILASKIKTQKGDTDKGEDL
- a CDS encoding BBA14 family lipoprotein, with translation MSKFIKLTLSTLILSCTSIASLTEEPTPPKTHTIKELSVYEAKLSDYVMYLQVFLTRTKKKVNDPKYPKFTYFDASTLKYESTIDNLMFNINLFQEYISITKPIVQMVYRKYSKLQN
- a CDS encoding plasmid maintenance protein; this encodes MRRTKKPTNKHQHKLIVLISTLNYMNLNLNQYTQSNILYYFNNNMKKNDQKPIKLKTLQSYLYKLEKVFKVTINYYKHLGVNMGTEIHYKLKYSKKECYRIINKHFRDKKEERHKNRVSAYLEKTCTKNSSVEKWECSNNTYNNKKEDKNRIKSIEKLQVEKYAKKCNFKSNAFLSILNLEANKDFKIQLLKAIKIAENSEYKRINDIKPNNSKLESKQKELSKILDEIKATLKNEGYDSKQLETQIQNVYEQYKNKPHFIIEKDKYSDLKKIIVKLKKTVEFANKNAKENEGNIRNNVFSILLEQLRHKVDVSILAPILKNYLSKQNKLGYSKIFSNHYYHELLELMENNKDNLQLGESKKVTS
- a CDS encoding chromosome replication/partitioning protein; the protein is MQNKNIILNDREQNLSTKDNKIKYEAYKNQLRAILLNEIEDRIKIMKILYEIKENKLYKIDGYINFNSFLEDFVIARTQAFKYLKIYKEILKGTLNLEELKKEGIKGVLKKIKISQKSKENPIKPLRFQLKSQESYDFYKQNAKFTSFLMDRLFSSKKDLIEEFMKEFKSLKG
- a CDS encoding DUF276 domain-containing protein (DUF276 is restricted to Borreliella and related spirochetes.), which translates into the protein MSILFDPDFGTLKQDIQQIINTKREYLKDMYGITINNDPTSIYNIIASSLAIKEYELIGEVNKLFSLLKPDAPYWKEIQKHISIKSTTYDAIKSALLNLNGISNVNIKSTAGKASIYLILDDLMMSEDKSQITNSNLKALIWETLYLTCPVGTVFEGDILIDGINSQNQKIDYKVSIGKRKYAYLKSKYKVNLENHIYLNIDSKIREIYTRIKNNNYTDMGISFEYQDFFAPVNEIKGVHCIDISIAIKDNLEVKITDINTSEFKQNENIQIQANEILDLDFNADRLLIDISS
- a CDS encoding ERF family protein produces the protein MTKTRMRRAVKKLGKQKIKVTDIRVNNQALVTDENQARVNFLKSLYSLRMNLSGVAKNLNGYGYKYQNFNEIIREIKNVIKSNNLDIDFLQCPTFKVVGNNTINVITTTFYSPSSGYSESFDTPIYTEEFSSLGAKNQNTLSQLVGSCITYHKRYALVGYLSIESEVDTDASSLEHIQGANEELASSVNVPLVNSLKRDKTVNTKRVTKGETKQPPVSHKSVTSLDKLPKRIPVKYHYYKNLLQASKRMHSVLDHTPFDSLETIDKFLLQLNNADDSSILEFFETKPELKTIDYWRDLINSYLKRTKSDPEVIEGFSKFLACRESKYGQSPLKLFGYIASDDNFGYLCNN
- a CDS encoding BlyB family putative holin accessory protein; amino-acid sequence: MKLSTAKLSVDILNNFTEIIKNNHHGKNTATYINIFTKVVNYFYALYEASIYQMEGREAIKLLSEIEEILRINIEIIENSIDSDELSKYTSQLRAKRNKIMSTYIKMLKEA
- a CDS encoding DUF735 family protein, with the protein product MVNIPTFLKDTQVEKIINTELVFINKIIKEIKELIANFEDTHASEHLNSRFIAFWLSDILQIIYSTNQTLDTLAKNIDSVLFALRHIGTHESFIKLFKAFLNVDIVPTTLEPGVINIKLKSHIKTNVIVFIVGSTPKDTPYKKIIFRTKENGQIFKKAWTMTLLPKGYEHSIYAFIKKLIPIGRVLKIQNHEGKFVREFKG